TGATCTGCTTGGTTTGAGGTGGTCATTTTGCTCTCTGGCTGTCGCGCGCTTGGAGGCACTTTCACTTCTGCCAACTCGTCGTACCTCGACCGCAGCGATTAACACGCGTCACACGCATAGTCAATTAGCTTTCACTTCTCAGTTCATCTTCTTTCATTAACAAAAGTGACTCCCCTCAGAACTAATCTCTTAGCCCGCCTTGTCCAAACATAAAACTGACCACCGACACGCTCAAACAGTGTCTGACACCGAGATGCCCAACGATAACCCTGCTTGTGCTGACTGtaaggccaagaagaagcggTGCATCCACCGCAACCTACCTGCAAAGGTCACCAAGGCTGACGTCCCAGCCAACATGCCTTCCCCCTCCGATCCCACTCCCCCTCCCGTCCCAACCCCTGCTCCCACCTCCGCACCTGTCACTGCTCCCGGTGCCGCCACCAGAGGATGCCGCAAGGTCGCTGAGGCCAAGCTCAAGGTATGTAACATTGACCTGCCTCTGACTTCTCTTTAGCTTTCTGGCAAAGCTAATACATGGATATAGGAGACGAGTCCCGCTCTCGCCGACTCCAGCGACGAGCTTTCTTCCGTGCCCTCCGAGACCGAGCAGAAGCCGGTGGCCAACAAACCCACCAAGAGTAGTCGCCGTGCCAAGCCCGCCGCCGAGCCCCAGAACGGGGCCCTTAACCTCCCCGCCGATAACCTTCAGGCCGCTTCCACTATGTCCGTCCACCGCATCTGGGCCCGCCAGCTGCAGGACGACCTCCAGGAACTTGAGAGGAGCATGGAGGCCTTCACCGAGGCTCACCATGATACCATGGCTGCTGCCCAGGCCATCCAGCGTACTGTCGAGGGCTGGATTCAGACTTGGGCCGCCTCTGGTCGCTAAGCAATCTCGACGTTCATCATCGCACCTTTTCAACTCCTTGGTCCTGGTTTCTTTCATTCTGATGTGTTGGGATAGATATTTGCGGTCGGTTGAGATGTTACTATTTTTGGTCTGAGGTGATTCTTCCCTGATATGGGACGTGCACGATCAGGTCTGGATGATTCATGTGGCTTCAAGCCACGTGAGCCTGGTCGGCACCCATGGATTTGGTTTGTGTTGTTTTCGAGAGCGGTGTTCCGTTCCTGGGCACCTTTAATCCATGGATTTTCGAACTCGAATCGTTGTAATCGCAAATACCTTTACGTTCGACTTGTATATTCCCTCGTTGTAGGCTGCCATGATTCGCTCCCAGCCTTGGATTCCACAAATTCCCCTTCACGATCGGTGCTGATATGTCACGTGTAAAGTCTAGACCTTCAATGTCGTTAAAAAAATCTATTTGGAATCGAATCTGGAGGGTCGGGCACCTGATATGAAAACAGGGAAGTACCCAGGACTATACGGAGTATTCCGTACATTGGATTGAATGTGCATTAGGGGAAGTTTATGATATCAATCCCTGACTCTCAATTAACCCTCAACCAACCGTTGGCTGCCAAAGTGGGACCCCAGTCACCAACCAGGGACTCTCCCGGGTCTTCCGCGGGAGGGATCGTCCGGCCCCCAATGGTGTACCAGAATCTCCCCATTTGTTGGTATTTGAATTTCACAATACACAGTCTTCTCATATTCTCTGTGATCCCCGAGTCCCCGATTTTTGGTCCCCGAAGTGGACTGTGGCGTGTCAAACCTTTCAAAAACATGTGTTGATATCTACAGGGTTCTGGGTGAAATTATCAGTCTTTTCTGTTCCGGCCTGGCCTAATTTAACAGTCAGGAATCACCCCATATCTTTCCGTTGCCGGGAGACTTGACTCTCCGAGGAATGGCTTAGATGCTGTCTTTGGATGATATTGGTCTTCTGTCACACTGAGCATCATGAAACTCTTTGGAGCCTGTGCAAAACTTATTACGTCTGATGGTCAACCTACTCCATACATAGAGTCAGCTAATATGGTCATGTTGCACGGAGTTCTCCGTTCGCTCAGTCCCTCTAGTCTGCATTTACTGACACTGACACATGCAGCAATCTATCTCACCGCTCGAATGACTATGGTACAAGCGATCCAATCACCTAAAAATCCTAAAAAGAACCGAAGTTGCAGATGCAGTTGGCCCTATGTGCAGGATTCCGGCTATCAAATACATCTCGTACCATAACTGCGCCCCATTTTAAATTTTAATCAAAAAGGGCCCACCGAACAAAGTATTTACCATACCAATACCAATACCAGTCCTGTTCTCTATTTCTGTGCCTGTTCACTTCCCCTCTTCACACTCTGCTTCACCGTCACTTGCATTTTTAACTGCAGATCCTATCCAACGCACAACTCATTGAGGGGTTACTAAACACTTCTCTTCCACCCGCACCGCGATCTCCCTCGTCcgtcactttttttttctctccgcGAACATTAGCGATTCTGGTTAAACTCACGATTTACGACGAAACGAAACTCGGAAATACCTGCTCGAATTTAATACTTTGACTGTTGATACTTTGGATACCAAACTGTGGATGTACGACAACCCCCCTCAGGGATTCAACCATCAAATTTGCTATCATGGCCACGGCATCGATGGATGCACTAGGGGCCTTCACCCACATGAAAGACAATATTCCTGCATGGATCACTCGCGTCTCGGAGCTCGCTACACACACTCACAAAAGACACAATGAATACTCCGAAGCTTACAGACGCCACGCAAATTTGAAGCTCCGCCGACGCAAAAATAGTTCTATTCGCTCTATCCATACTAATGATCTCGTCCCGATCGCACAACGAAAGGTCCCCAGCCCAGAACCACCGGCAGTTGAAATACCACAGGATGCGCCCGAGCAGATTCAACGTTCAGATCGCAAGCGCACTATAGATGAGGCTCCATCAGTCGAGTCCAACAAAGAATACAACATGTTAGTAAGCACACGGCACAATGTCATCATTGAGTATGATGGTCATACACAGCAGACACTCGAGACGATTGCACGCGATATCGGAGTGGCCAGGAACAATCTCCGCCGAGGGCAGATGTCCTTGATGCCCCGTACAGGGCTGCGCTCGGGCTTTTTGAGCAAAGGCATGATGAATATGCCAGGTGGACTAGGACAGACAGGGTCACTCTCTTATGTTCGCAGCACCCGGACCACAAGTGGAGTTGTCGGCATCTCTGGTACCAGTGCACTCCGAAAAGACTCCACATTTGACTTTGCAGACAAGCAACTGGAACTTGCCCATTCGCTTTGTGAAACGGCGGCGTACCAAGTCCTTCGATCTGGCGACTGTGGCACGGAACTGGACGGCGTGGAGGAGAAATTCAAGATGCTACTTGAGGCGGCTATCAACGAGGTCGACCGTCTTCTGGCAGAGAAGAAACACCAAGAAGAACACAAGCAAAAGCAACAGGAAGGGACCGCGGAAGGACCCCCCAAGCCGCTCCCTTCCCCCTCGGCGGCCCGACTGGCAATGGTTGCTGCCATGGCTGCGAACAAGCCCTCAATGACCACGGCAGGCGCCATTGAAGTCGATGATAACTCGTCTTTCTCGGCTGAGTCCATTGACATCTCTGCGTTCCGATCCTCCCAGATCCGAGTCTGAATACGGCGCAACCAATACTTGACCTCCTATTAGCGATTTTAGCGTTTGTTGAAATTCTTCCAGCAAAAATCTTTCCAGCCGGCTGATACCTTTGATCTGTTGAGAtcattttcttctctttgattaGCCTCCTTTTTTTCATTTGCCTTGGTGCATCTTTACTTGCGAACTGATTTGCAGTCACGGGCGCGCATACCAATTCCAACCCTCATTCCCTAATTTGCGATCCATGTTCTACTCCTTGCTGTCTTACATCTTTCGACATTGCCGTTCTTGTTTGGGGTTCATATCTCCTGCCTGTCTCTTGCATCAGCTCACGACTCATTCCCAAGGTAGCACGGCGTTGGAATCGGcgttttttgttcttctttATACTTCTACTTCTGTCTTTGCCCACTGAGTTTCCTGGGCCTCTCTGCATTCATACATTCGTTCATTCTTGGGTATATATATTTATTGCAGCAATTTGAGTTTTCCATGGATTTTTCAGCTTTGTTCGTCAGATTTGCATGCATCTATAGATTACTCTACCACATATGAAGAATTGTACgcggtacggagtacggactTCTCCGTATTTTGAAGGCGTGATGGCCCCGGCACTCCATGACCAATTGAGTCAAGTTTCAGCCAATAATGTGAAATTTACAAATGACCCTCGGTTCCCCTTACCAGGCTTGATTTCCTTGTAATACGTCTGGGCGTTGCTTGGCAATGGTCCCAATGCATGACCGTTGCGTCTCGGTACGGGACGAAGGCAACGGCATGCAGATCTTTCGGTCGATTCGCCAAGCAAGCGAAGTCGCTATTGGTGACTGCTCTCTAACCTTCCTAGTTAAGTAAACAGTCTGGTAAGATATCTTTCAGCGTGGAGACCACCTTTGCAAGTGGGGGGAACCTTGGGGGTTTAAGTTCGAttgtctactccgtacactcCGTACACTCCGTATGGAGTAATAAACAACAATCTATTTTGTGCTCCATACAACAAAGTATCACCCGTGGGAGCTGCCGCTCAGATCAACCTTTTGTTTCCCCACGGTCGGCAGCCACGAGGGCTAAGGCGGTAATCTCCTCAAGTGTCATATTACTGCTTTGCATGTAAGCTTGCATGGCACATATTGCTGCGGAATAAGTTCCATGTTACATTATGCGACCCTTTAAAGGTGCCTACTTCATGCGACTAAGGAAGCACCTATCTAGTTTCCGGTGTACGGAACATTTGTGGACATGATATTACGCATGGTCTAGACTCATGTTCTTTCGGTGGATCACGGTGTGGCGGCTGTAATAATACAATACATGTGGATATTACACACACCACCTTACAACTTGAATATTACATGCCTGCAAATGTAGAGGGATCTTGCTTCTCGAACAGAAGTACGTACGAACGAACggattactccgtacagcgtAACTCGCGCACATCCTGGAATACAAGTATAACATTCCTTCCTCGTCTAGAGATATCAGAAGATCTCAATGCAACCGATCgtttgaaaaaaagagagagaaaattAATTGAAAAATGATCAACATCAAAGCTGACACAATTATTTTTGTGGTAATACTTCAATGCAGTAATTTagcatgtacggagtactgttTACTAAACCCCCGCTCATCTCCTTGGATGCCGATCAACTCGCTGTCAACTTTACCTTCCCGTTTTGGGTGGTACTGATCATTAGtcgttgttttttttttcgggaGAAAAAGTACAATGCAGGAGGGAGGGGTGGGGAGAAAAACTCGAGTtttccaactccgcacaTATAAAAAAATGTTTTTAAAGACGATCTGCTATGTCGAATACAAAATGCTAAATCTCCAGGAAATAAAGTCTGTCCTACCCCTTAATTGGAGATGCCATGATGTCTAAATGTTAGGACATGAACAACAACCAGCGTAATTTCAAACCTAACTTTTTATTCCAATTTGATATTATCGTCCCCATCCCGGCTAGCCAGAATTGACGGGCGTCGAGGGATATACGGGAGGGCCCCAGTTAAACCcagaaaaccaaaaaaaatctttcaTAACGCTTGACAATGGCCCTTTGTATGT
Above is a genomic segment from Penicillium digitatum chromosome 3, complete sequence containing:
- a CDS encoding Fungal specific transcription factor domain family protein translates to MATASMDALGAFTHMKDNIPAWITRVSELATHTHKRHNEYSEAYRRHANLKLRRRKNSSIRSIHTNDLVPIAQRKVPSPEPPAVEIPQDAPEQIQRSDRKRTIDEAPSVESNKEYNMLVSTRHNVIIEYDGHTQQTLETIARDIGVARNNLRRGQMSLMPRTGLRSGFLSKGMMNMPGGLGQTGSLSYVRSTRTTSGVVGISGTSALRKDSTFDFADKQLELAHSLCETAAYQVLRSGDCGTELDGVEEKFKMLLEAAINEVDRLLAEKKHQEEHKQKQQEGTAEGPPKPLPSPSAARLAMVAAMAANKPSMTTAGAIEVDDNSSFSAESIDISAFRSSQIRV